A single Bacteroidia bacterium DNA region contains:
- a CDS encoding T9SS type A sorting domain-containing protein, which produces MIGQEHIQNPIVCPDTTTIYILSLTEQGECEILADTVRILVIEKSDSITWTGDTIICDSASTFILNFFPTDTTVASISWYLPPIATITGGNGFNLINIEWSTLPDTIVPIIAHIYYYGGCDTTDTLWVYPCCWDTTRIMLRSGTLSSSLGSIASNQQYIVYGVLNIDDDFTFDNCDVIMAPGAIIAVYVGKNLTVTDHSHIHGCEKLWQSILTVNNSSSVVIDGSSIIEDAEAAIWAYGGGQITLNQAIFNKNYVGLKIENCGSQIADVSQSYFSCGSGLLYTTPALLLPPRQNTESKAHIEILNTTAQTIGNTSNENWFINATFGIYANNVSNLEVINNDFHNMNAGYNQTGPIGGGQLIYTGNGVCAVGQGASDAVYVTNDNEFFNCDVGVKAQFYQRGTIVVEENKFYDCKTAGIGFGLNSDKTNINVIRNQIYANPNKSVSWGIYGTSNNGTKIRISKNEIYFANQDNLDRQGIALRDIASSANSHTAFLIDSNYIEGATRGIWVENMGGATLNLQNLCSYSLAPDHDVNIIAGATSDNTIFDNDIFMELVDGSSYSHSCDGIAIDNSSTVLTSCNYVGCVAEVNAGYASNYCYNWIPNGIRQDLGFANWIYNNETKNLGNGLFFSGDVQPLTWLGWNKMENIQRSGLFLNYGVLGPVNWGLFGWNQWVNWPSNGTPHSETWGQGTQGNLTTFYVPTTAAAEYQPTNNLYSFPAISAMNQPVNASSALAEGYVCVSPELYDDIEEYCDNIGYMIIPVINDTNSLSNAFDSTARWENHFEVYKLLKADTTEYYMSDTTLTAFVERNDTTDIGLLYKSEKAVSTMWNEKGSDLDDEIAELVSLSPTRPAAQSMKTALLAALTLHAEDRNPDSTETAELETLAVLCPYEYGSSVHTARAILSLYDTTFVIRLNPCEIPVEPELRKKDPNQGGLNKNNLTIGLYPNPSDGVLNFDVSSENIGTLAGYDITGRQIYSQTKTWAGKSEFRIKDLPTGIYLFKYVGQNISKQWKIVVSR; this is translated from the coding sequence TTGATAGGACAAGAACACATACAAAACCCCATAGTTTGTCCAGATACAACTACAATTTACATTTTAAGTCTTACTGAACAAGGGGAATGTGAAATTCTTGCCGATACTGTAAGGATTTTAGTTATTGAAAAGTCCGATTCGATTACCTGGACTGGTGATACCATAATTTGCGACTCCGCTTCCACCTTTATTTTAAACTTTTTTCCCACTGACACAACAGTCGCCTCGATTTCTTGGTATTTACCACCAATTGCAACAATTACAGGAGGCAATGGTTTCAATCTAATAAATATTGAATGGAGTACCTTACCCGATACTATTGTGCCAATTATTGCTCATATTTACTATTATGGAGGATGTGATACCACAGATACCTTATGGGTTTATCCTTGCTGTTGGGATACAACACGCATTATGCTTCGAAGCGGAACGCTTTCCAGTTCATTAGGTTCGATTGCATCCAATCAGCAATATATTGTATATGGTGTATTAAATATTGATGATGATTTTACTTTCGATAATTGTGATGTAATTATGGCACCTGGAGCAATAATTGCCGTATATGTTGGAAAGAACCTTACTGTTACAGATCACTCTCATATCCATGGCTGCGAAAAGTTATGGCAATCTATACTCACAGTAAATAATTCGTCATCTGTGGTGATAGATGGCTCTTCTATTATCGAAGATGCAGAAGCTGCAATTTGGGCCTATGGTGGCGGACAAATTACACTTAACCAAGCCATATTTAATAAAAACTATGTGGGATTGAAAATTGAGAACTGCGGCTCTCAAATTGCCGATGTAAGCCAAAGCTACTTTTCATGCGGTAGCGGGCTACTTTATACAACTCCTGCTCTGCTGCTCCCGCCCCGCCAAAATACAGAAAGCAAGGCACATATAGAGATTTTGAACACCACAGCCCAGACTATAGGTAATACCTCCAATGAAAATTGGTTTATTAATGCTACCTTTGGCATTTATGCCAATAATGTAAGCAATTTGGAAGTGATAAACAACGATTTTCACAATATGAACGCAGGCTATAATCAAACAGGACCTATTGGAGGTGGTCAATTGATTTACACAGGTAATGGAGTGTGTGCTGTAGGTCAGGGTGCTTCCGATGCAGTTTATGTAACCAACGACAACGAGTTTTTCAATTGCGATGTGGGTGTAAAAGCTCAATTCTACCAACGTGGTACCATTGTGGTGGAAGAAAACAAGTTTTATGATTGCAAAACAGCAGGCATAGGTTTCGGGTTAAACTCCGACAAAACAAACATAAACGTGATTAGGAATCAGATATATGCCAATCCTAACAAATCTGTTTCTTGGGGAATTTATGGAACTTCAAACAATGGAACCAAGATAAGAATAAGTAAAAACGAGATATACTTTGCAAACCAAGATAACCTTGATAGACAAGGTATTGCATTACGAGATATTGCAAGTTCTGCCAATTCACATACGGCATTCCTAATAGACAGCAATTATATTGAAGGGGCTACACGCGGTATTTGGGTGGAGAATATGGGTGGTGCTACCCTTAATCTGCAAAACCTATGCAGCTATTCATTAGCGCCCGATCACGATGTAAATATAATTGCAGGAGCCACAAGCGACAATACTATTTTTGATAACGATATTTTCATGGAGTTGGTAGATGGCAGCTCCTACAGCCACAGTTGCGATGGTATTGCCATAGACAATAGCAGCACCGTACTCACCAGTTGCAATTATGTGGGCTGTGTGGCTGAGGTAAACGCCGGCTATGCCTCCAATTATTGCTACAACTGGATACCAAACGGCATAAGACAGGACCTTGGCTTTGCCAACTGGATATACAACAACGAAACCAAAAACCTCGGCAACGGGCTGTTTTTTAGTGGCGACGTGCAGCCACTCACTTGGCTAGGTTGGAACAAAATGGAAAACATCCAACGCAGCGGACTTTTTCTTAACTACGGAGTGCTGGGCCCTGTTAACTGGGGTTTATTCGGATGGAACCAATGGGTGAACTGGCCTAGCAATGGCACTCCGCACAGCGAGACTTGGGGACAAGGAACACAAGGGAATCTCACCACATTTTATGTGCCGACAACGGCAGCAGCGGAATATCAACCGACGAATAATTTATATTCCTTTCCTGCAATATCTGCAATGAATCAACCAGTAAATGCCTCTTCTGCCTTAGCTGAAGGTTATGTATGTGTCAGCCCCGAGTTGTATGATGATATTGAGGAGTATTGCGATAATATTGGGTATATGATTATTCCTGTAATCAACGATACCAATAGCCTCAGCAATGCTTTCGACAGCACCGCTCGCTGGGAAAATCATTTCGAAGTCTATAAATTGTTAAAAGCGGACACAACGGAATATTACATGTCCGACACCACACTCACCGCTTTTGTGGAGCGAAATGATACCACCGATATCGGGCTGTTGTATAAATCGGAAAAAGCAGTAAGCACTATGTGGAACGAAAAGGGAAGCGATCTCGATGATGAAATAGCTGAGTTAGTTTCGCTAAGCCCAACCCGCCCTGCTGCACAAAGCATGAAAACAGCCTTACTAGCTGCCCTTACGCTGCATGCTGAAGACCGCAACCCCGACAGCACCGAAACAGCAGAACTGGAAACATTGGCCGTCCTCTGCCCTTATGAATACGGAAGCAGCGTACACACCGCCAGAGCCATACTCTCGCTTTACGATACCACTTTTGTGATCCGATTGAACCCTTGCGAAATTCCGGTTGAACCTGAGTTACGTAAGAAAGACCCAAATCAAGGAGGGTTAAATAAAAACAACTTAACCATTGGATTGTATCCAAACCCAAGCGATGGAGTTTTAAACTTTGATGTAAGTTCAGAAAATATTGGAACCTTGGCAGGGTATGATATTACAGGGCGGCAGATTTATAGCCAAACTAAAACATGGGCAGGTAAATCTGAATTCAGGATAAAAGATCTACCCACAGGTATTTATTTATTCAAGTATGTTGGACAAAACATTAGCAAACAATGGAAAATAGTTGTTTCAAGATAG
- a CDS encoding phytanoyl-CoA dioxygenase family protein has translation MRRVFIDSALEQDFLNQGYVCVDFFSTEELYAVKTLFNKHSNQLETPFHSSHFSKDRSYKKEVHAGIVDQGRKKIGQLLMDYKPLFANFMVKKSGADTVMPLHADWTYVKEPDFCSVACWIPLVDTGPENGSLGVIPGSHALQTNLRGPRIPSPFHHTNSYLIETYGKILSLKAGQAVIYDHRLLHFSPPNLSPTIRPALNMVLVPAEAQLFHYLCEEGQTTAVLEYPVKDESFFLEYDHYEIPDQNQVVKQLYQEINPFSKAYLDSVLGVKKSKWASLLARLGIG, from the coding sequence ATGAGACGGGTTTTTATTGATTCGGCCTTGGAACAGGATTTTTTGAACCAAGGCTACGTATGCGTTGATTTCTTTTCTACGGAAGAACTTTATGCAGTGAAAACTTTGTTTAATAAACATAGCAACCAACTGGAAACTCCTTTCCACTCCAGCCATTTTTCGAAAGATAGGAGCTATAAAAAAGAGGTTCATGCCGGAATAGTTGACCAAGGAAGGAAAAAAATTGGACAACTGTTGATGGATTATAAACCCTTGTTTGCCAATTTTATGGTTAAAAAATCGGGTGCCGATACCGTGATGCCCCTACATGCCGATTGGACTTATGTGAAAGAACCCGACTTTTGCTCGGTAGCCTGTTGGATACCCTTGGTTGATACCGGACCTGAAAATGGTAGTCTTGGAGTTATTCCCGGATCGCATGCCTTACAAACCAACCTGAGAGGCCCCCGGATACCTAGCCCTTTTCACCATACCAATAGCTATTTGATTGAAACTTATGGGAAAATTCTTAGTCTGAAGGCCGGACAAGCTGTTATTTACGACCACCGATTGCTGCATTTTTCTCCACCTAATTTGTCCCCTACTATTCGTCCGGCGCTGAATATGGTTTTGGTACCCGCCGAAGCCCAACTTTTTCATTACTTATGTGAGGAAGGACAAACCACTGCGGTGTTGGAATATCCGGTAAAGGATGAATCGTTTTTTTTGGAATATGACCACTACGAAATTCCGGATCAGAACCAAGTTGTTAAACAGTTATACCAGGAAATTAATCCCTTTTCGAAAGCCTATTTGGATTCGGTACTTGGGGTAAAAAAAAGCAAATGGGCCAGCTTACTTGCCCGCCTGGGAATTGGCTGA